Proteins found in one Amycolatopsis umgeniensis genomic segment:
- a CDS encoding DUF6235 family protein, whose translation MAMRLQLTSGLQVLEEWAVNAPQADRNVIYEALFAVADGSAFLIYDIFGDGRDPHQFIILVKHDLVIKIGLRRTDSSFEIVYIGALEQGTPAAAWAEDSDGS comes from the coding sequence ATGGCTATGCGCCTCCAGCTCACGTCGGGTTTGCAGGTGCTCGAAGAATGGGCGGTGAACGCACCCCAGGCCGACCGCAATGTTATCTACGAAGCCCTGTTCGCGGTAGCCGACGGATCCGCTTTTCTCATCTACGACATTTTCGGAGATGGCCGGGATCCGCATCAGTTCATTATTCTGGTGAAGCACGACCTCGTGATCAAAATAGGGCTCCGCCGCACCGATTCCTCGTTCGAGATCGTTTATATCGGCGCACTGGAGCAGGGGACGCCCGCCGCGGCGTGGGCCGAGGACTCCGACGGGTCCTGA
- a CDS encoding acyl-CoA carboxylase subunit epsilon encodes MSPSEVDSVPVFRVLRGDPEDAELAALVAVFTALASAAPPPAAPARSAWSPRTPATWRTSILR; translated from the coding sequence ACAGCGTGCCGGTCTTCCGGGTCCTGCGGGGGGATCCGGAAGACGCCGAACTGGCGGCGCTCGTCGCCGTCTTCACCGCGCTCGCTTCGGCGGCGCCCCCGCCCGCCGCGCCCGCGCGGTCGGCCTGGTCACCCCGGACCCCGGCGACCTGGCGCACGTCGATCCTGCGCTGA
- a CDS encoding DUF6423 family protein, whose translation MAGVADVRRRVLMISGAIDTTEHDVSVSVNLPEPGRWQVIKSETNLTDKTWVAMQVVTDEDSTFVDDAETLVLSRQFSKSFMTPDLRRLTFYDGEVRPGEAVLKVYSLDAGGRKPTYSYSRYSPIATDTAEKSRQTLDEMISNGMRQRPVIELIVPVTVIG comes from the coding sequence ATGGCCGGGGTGGCCGACGTCCGCCGCCGGGTACTGATGATCTCCGGTGCGATCGACACCACCGAGCACGACGTTTCGGTCAGCGTCAACCTGCCGGAGCCGGGCCGCTGGCAGGTGATCAAGTCCGAGACCAACCTGACCGACAAGACCTGGGTCGCGATGCAGGTCGTCACCGACGAGGACTCGACCTTCGTCGACGACGCCGAGACCCTCGTGCTCTCGCGCCAGTTCTCGAAGTCCTTCATGACCCCGGACCTGCGCCGCCTCACCTTCTACGACGGTGAAGTCCGGCCCGGCGAGGCCGTGCTGAAGGTGTACTCGCTGGACGCGGGCGGGCGGAAGCCGACCTACTCGTACTCCCGGTACAGCCCGATCGCGACCGACACCGCCGAGAAGTCCCGGCAGACGCTGGACGAGATGATCAGCAACGGGATGCGGCAACGCCCGGTGATCGAGCTGATCGTCCCGGTGACCGTGATCGGCTGA